One Thermofilum sp. genomic window carries:
- a CDS encoding biotin--[acetyl-CoA-carboxylase] ligase — MESVKRKLLEQLAVSTGHIPAEKLAEDLGVPRAAVERLAEELRSEGYPVESSPELGYRLAVGDNLEEAGRYAGALDTSMAFSVHFLEACTSTQDVAAALARRGAPEGTLVVAEEQTRGRGRLGRAWTSLRGGLWFTLVLRPPELSAAHLLSLALGVAVARAVRAYGVDARLKWPNDVLAEGRKLAGILVEGESGGGAHFLLAGIGVNVNNELPPELSTSATSLRELLGRPVPRVPLLLRILREVDRIYSKLREEPGGVLSEWKKLSSTLGRRVRVITLNGVHEGLAVDVDDNGGLVVEVEGRRATFYAGDVVHLR; from the coding sequence GTGGAGAGCGTTAAGCGCAAGCTTCTCGAGCAGCTCGCGGTGAGCACGGGGCACATCCCAGCCGAGAAGCTGGCCGAGGACCTGGGGGTGCCGAGGGCAGCAGTGGAGCGCTTAGCTGAAGAGCTTCGCAGTGAGGGCTACCCGGTTGAATCGAGCCCGGAGCTGGGCTACAGGCTCGCTGTCGGCGACAACCTCGAAGAAGCGGGACGCTACGCGGGAGCGCTAGACACGAGTATGGCTTTCTCGGTGCACTTTCTCGAAGCTTGTACTTCCACGCAGGATGTCGCCGCAGCCCTGGCGAGGCGGGGAGCACCTGAAGGGACTCTCGTCGTAGCTGAGGAGCAGACGAGGGGCAGGGGGAGGCTGGGCAGGGCGTGGACCTCGCTCAGGGGCGGGCTCTGGTTCACCCTCGTGCTCAGGCCTCCCGAGCTGAGCGCTGCGCACCTGCTGAGCTTAGCCCTGGGGGTGGCGGTCGCTAGAGCGGTGCGGGCTTACGGGGTGGACGCTAGGCTGAAGTGGCCTAACGACGTCCTAGCGGAGGGCAGGAAGCTCGCAGGCATACTGGTGGAAGGCGAGTCAGGGGGTGGGGCACACTTCCTCCTCGCGGGGATCGGGGTTAACGTGAACAACGAGCTGCCGCCAGAGCTGAGCACCTCAGCCACCTCGCTCCGCGAGCTGCTCGGGCGCCCCGTGCCTCGTGTGCCGCTCCTGTTGAGGATCCTGAGGGAGGTTGACCGCATCTACAGTAAGCTGCGTGAGGAGCCTGGAGGAGTGCTCAGCGAGTGGAAAAAGCTTTCATCCACGCTCGGCAGGCGAGTGCGCGTAATCACGCTGAATGGTGTGCACGAGGGGCTTGCAGTCGACGTGGATGATAACGGCGGGCTGGTAGTGGAGGTGGAGGGCCGCCGCGCAACCTTCTACGCTGGGGATGTTGTGCACCTGAGGTAG
- a CDS encoding MFS transporter, producing the protein MEKSGKSKPGLRNVYALGTVSFLTDVSTEMVLGFLPVYVVQELGATRTVLGLMEGLSEFTNYLFRLLSGFLSDKIGRRKPLVFVGYFLSTVAKPLFAFARTPADAVAVRVADRVGKGIRTSPRDALLSQSVDEKIAGRAFGLHRTLDQSGAVLGPLLASALLPLLGPRNVFLLSFVPAALALAVLLLFVVEVGVERREASVLRGLSKVVKGDFALLLVAFAVLGLGWYDFSFVLLKSAELGLALSMVPLVYLGLNVFHTLVGYPAGVLSDRVGRKPLLALSMLLFSAASLAMAYSAGVWSILYVVALYGLHFGIYETVSRAVIPSYAPPELRGAAYGVFYIVTGLSMLVGMSLVGYLWDAYGKVLAFTYSAGMGLAAAALAAYLAVKR; encoded by the coding sequence GTGGAGAAGAGCGGGAAGAGCAAGCCCGGCTTGAGGAACGTTTACGCGCTCGGCACGGTGAGCTTTCTCACCGACGTGTCGACGGAGATGGTTCTCGGATTCCTCCCCGTCTACGTCGTCCAGGAGCTTGGCGCGACGAGAACCGTCCTGGGTCTGATGGAAGGCTTAAGCGAGTTCACCAACTACCTTTTCCGCCTGCTGAGCGGCTTCCTTTCGGACAAGATTGGCAGGAGGAAGCCCCTCGTCTTCGTAGGCTACTTTCTCTCAACGGTAGCGAAGCCCCTCTTCGCGTTCGCGAGGACGCCTGCAGACGCGGTAGCCGTGCGCGTCGCGGACAGGGTGGGTAAGGGTATCCGGACGTCACCCAGGGACGCGCTCCTGAGCCAGTCGGTGGACGAGAAGATAGCTGGGAGGGCTTTCGGCCTCCACAGGACCCTCGACCAGTCCGGGGCGGTCCTCGGGCCGCTGCTCGCCTCCGCGCTCCTGCCGCTCCTAGGCCCTAGGAACGTTTTCCTCCTCTCCTTCGTTCCGGCGGCGCTAGCCCTCGCAGTTCTCCTGCTCTTCGTTGTAGAGGTGGGTGTCGAGCGCCGCGAAGCGAGCGTGCTTCGAGGGCTTTCGAAGGTGGTAAAGGGCGATTTCGCGCTGCTTCTGGTGGCGTTCGCCGTACTGGGGCTCGGCTGGTACGATTTCTCGTTCGTGCTGCTCAAGTCGGCTGAGCTCGGCCTAGCGCTAAGCATGGTCCCCCTGGTCTACCTCGGGCTCAACGTGTTCCACACGCTCGTCGGGTACCCTGCGGGAGTCCTCTCGGACAGGGTGGGCAGGAAGCCCCTCCTCGCGCTGAGCATGCTGCTGTTCTCGGCTGCGTCCCTGGCCATGGCGTACTCCGCGGGCGTGTGGAGTATTCTCTATGTGGTGGCGCTGTACGGGCTTCACTTCGGGATCTACGAGACCGTTTCGCGCGCGGTTATCCCGAGCTACGCGCCGCCGGAGCTCAGAGGCGCTGCCTACGGGGTATTCTACATCGTTACAGGCCTCTCGATGCTGGTGGGGATGAGCCTTGTCGGCTATCTCTGGGACGCGTACGGCAAAGTCCTGGCTTTCACCTACAGCGCTGGGATGGGGTTGGCTGCGGCGGCGCTCGCCGCCTACCTAGCGGTTAAACGTTAA